Proteins encoded by one window of Clostridia bacterium:
- a CDS encoding cupin domain-containing protein has product MEIKRSGSQSSGKGPAEYFTGTVRVDPLFNAPAPARVVGASVTFEPGARTAWHTRPLGQNLIVTAGCGWAQRWGGPVEEIRPGDAIWFAPGEKHWHGATATSAMTHIAIQEHLDGKTADWMEQVSDEQYTRPD; this is encoded by the coding sequence ATGGAGATCAAACGAAGCGGCTCACAATCTTCCGGCAAAGGACCGGCAGAGTATTTTACCGGCACCGTGCGCGTTGACCCGCTGTTCAACGCGCCCGCTCCGGCGCGTGTTGTCGGTGCCAGTGTCACCTTCGAGCCCGGCGCCCGGACGGCGTGGCACACCCGCCCGCTGGGCCAAAATCTGATCGTGACGGCGGGGTGCGGCTGGGCACAGCGTTGGGGCGGACCGGTGGAGGAAATCCGGCCGGGTGACGCGATCTGGTTCGCGCCGGGTGAGAAGCATTGGCACGGCGCCACAGCAACCTCGGCGATGACCCATATCGCCATTCAGGAGCACCTTGACGGCAAGACGGCCGACTGGATGGAACAGGTCAGCGACGAACAATATACAAGGCCTGACTGA
- a CDS encoding aldo/keto reductase, giving the protein MQKRKLGKSGLEVSALGLGCMGMSFGYGPAKDKQEMISLMRAAVERGITFFDTAEAYGPFSNEELVGEALAPVRRQVVIATKFGFKFDPNSGKQVGLDSRPQHIKQVAEASLKRLRTDAIDLFYQHRVDPNVPIEDVAGAVKDLIQQGKVKHFGLSEAGVKTIRRAHAVQPVTALQSEYSVWWRSPETEVLPALEELGIGFVPFSPLGKGFLTGKIDENTTFDSSDFRNIVPRFTPEARKANQALIDLLAGIAERKKATPAQIALAWLLARKPWIAPIPGTTKLHRLDENIGAVSVKLTPDDLREIDEASARITVVGARYPEQLEQMTGR; this is encoded by the coding sequence ATGCAGAAGCGCAAACTTGGAAAGAGCGGCTTGGAAGTCTCGGCTCTCGGGCTCGGGTGCATGGGAATGAGCTTCGGCTACGGTCCGGCCAAAGACAAGCAGGAGATGATCTCTCTGATGCGCGCAGCCGTCGAACGCGGCATCACATTTTTCGACACTGCCGAGGCCTATGGCCCATTCTCGAACGAAGAACTCGTGGGCGAAGCCCTCGCTCCCGTGCGTCGGCAAGTTGTGATTGCAACGAAGTTCGGTTTCAAATTTGATCCAAACAGCGGCAAACAGGTCGGACTTGATAGTCGTCCCCAGCACATCAAGCAGGTCGCCGAGGCCTCGCTCAAACGCCTCAGGACCGATGCGATCGACCTGTTCTATCAACACCGTGTTGACCCGAATGTGCCTATCGAAGACGTGGCTGGAGCGGTAAAGGACCTGATTCAGCAGGGTAAGGTGAAGCACTTTGGCCTGTCTGAGGCTGGAGTGAAAACGATCCGGCGCGCACATGCCGTCCAGCCGGTCACCGCTCTCCAAAGCGAATACTCGGTGTGGTGGCGCTCGCCTGAAACGGAAGTGTTGCCGGCACTCGAGGAACTCGGGATCGGCTTCGTTCCCTTTAGCCCGTTGGGTAAAGGCTTCCTCACGGGGAAGATCGACGAGAACACGACATTTGACAGCTCCGACTTTCGGAACATTGTCCCTCGCTTTACGCCAGAGGCTCGGAAAGCGAATCAGGCCCTCATCGATCTGCTTGCCGGCATTGCGGAACGGAAGAAGGCGACACCCGCTCAGATCGCACTCGCCTGGCTGCTGGCCCGGAAGCCGTGGATTGCACCGATCCCAGGCACCACAAAGCTGCATCGCCTGGATGAAAACATCGGGGCAGTTTCAGTCAAACTCACGCCCGACGATCTCCGTGAGATCGATGAAGCCTCCGCCAGGATCACGGTGGTAGGCGCCCGGTACCCCGAACAATTGGAGCAGATGACCGGCCGCTGA
- a CDS encoding AraC family transcriptional regulator translates to MTNRSGEASLLRDQTHELRTELARKIAFFIGSAENRATDIPGLTLHRRTAATAPCSMTYEPSMTVIAQGRKQVELGRNVFIYDASRFLLTSVDLPVVSRVIEASEAVPCLALSLKLEMSVVRELLSREEMQVAEAPFETPAMATGETTVEFLSACCRLVDLLDTPRDIPFLSGLIQREIIYRILRGAEGARLRAIATSGEQSHRTAKAIAWVRANYAKPLRVEHLAEIAGMGVSTLHHHFRVLTAMSPLQYQKQLRLQAARSRMLMDGLDAASAAFEVGYESASQFNREYSRFFGQPPMRDIRSLRSPGAP, encoded by the coding sequence ATGACCAACCGCAGTGGAGAGGCGTCTCTGCTACGAGATCAAACGCACGAATTGCGAACGGAGCTGGCTCGCAAGATTGCCTTCTTCATTGGCTCCGCAGAGAACCGGGCAACGGATATTCCCGGGCTGACGCTCCACCGGCGGACCGCCGCGACTGCTCCGTGCTCGATGACTTACGAGCCGAGCATGACCGTGATCGCCCAAGGGCGAAAGCAGGTAGAACTCGGCCGAAACGTTTTCATCTACGATGCGTCGCGATTCCTGCTGACGTCGGTCGATTTGCCGGTCGTCAGCCGAGTGATCGAGGCAAGTGAGGCGGTGCCCTGCCTGGCGTTGTCGCTCAAACTCGAAATGTCCGTGGTCCGAGAGCTTCTCAGCCGGGAGGAGATGCAGGTGGCTGAGGCGCCGTTTGAGACTCCTGCGATGGCGACCGGTGAGACCACGGTGGAATTCCTCAGTGCATGCTGCCGGCTGGTGGACCTGCTGGACACGCCGCGGGACATTCCCTTTCTCAGTGGGCTGATTCAACGCGAGATCATCTACCGAATCCTTCGCGGTGCGGAGGGAGCACGCCTTCGAGCGATTGCAACGTCAGGAGAGCAGAGCCACCGGACGGCCAAAGCGATCGCCTGGGTCAGGGCGAACTACGCGAAGCCGCTACGGGTGGAACACCTCGCAGAAATCGCGGGGATGGGCGTGTCCACACTGCACCATCATTTCCGGGTGCTGACCGCGATGAGTCCCCTTCAGTATCAAAAACAGCTTCGCTTGCAGGCAGCGCGGAGCCGCATGCTCATGGATGGTCTGGATGCCGCGAGTGCGGCCTTCGAGGTCGGATACGAAAGCGCCAGCCAATTCAACCGCGAATACAGCCGTTTCTTCGGCCAACCACCGATGCGGGATATTCGGAGTCTTCGCTCGCCAGGCGCTCCG
- a CDS encoding NAD(P)-dependent alcohol dehydrogenase: MYNAKAYSAASATSPLAGTRIARRDPTEHDVQIEILFCGICHSDLHSVRNEWSEFMPTVYPIVPGHEIVGRVIKVGSAVNNFKPGDLAAVGCLVDSDRTCPRCKAGLENFCPNLRLTFNSPDNHLGGVTYGGYSDSIVVDERFALRVPSNLNLAGAAPLLCAGITTYSPMRRQGVGKGKKVGVVGLGGLGHMGVKFAHALGAHVVVFTTSPNKKEDALRLGADEVVVSRNANEMQKHAGSFDFILDAVSADHDINAYLNLLALEGNLTLVGAPGKPLGVSAFALIFGNRSLTGSNIGGIPQTQEMLDFCGAHNITADVEVIPIQKVNEAYERLLRSDVKYRFSIDLASLRSE, encoded by the coding sequence ATGTACAATGCAAAGGCCTACTCCGCTGCCAGTGCGACCTCGCCGCTTGCGGGCACGAGAATCGCGCGGCGCGATCCAACCGAACACGACGTTCAGATTGAAATTCTGTTTTGTGGCATCTGCCACTCCGACCTCCATTCGGTCCGCAACGAGTGGAGCGAGTTCATGCCCACTGTCTACCCGATTGTCCCGGGACATGAGATCGTGGGGCGTGTCATCAAAGTCGGGTCGGCAGTTAACAACTTCAAGCCGGGCGACCTCGCCGCGGTCGGGTGCCTGGTCGACTCTGACCGCACCTGCCCCCGGTGCAAAGCTGGGCTCGAGAATTTCTGCCCGAACCTGAGGCTCACCTTCAACTCCCCGGACAACCATCTCGGAGGCGTCACCTATGGTGGCTACTCCGATAGCATCGTCGTCGATGAACGCTTCGCGTTGCGTGTCCCCTCCAACCTCAATCTTGCCGGGGCCGCACCGCTCCTCTGCGCGGGGATCACAACATATTCGCCCATGCGCCGCCAGGGCGTCGGCAAGGGCAAAAAGGTTGGCGTGGTCGGTCTCGGCGGGCTGGGTCATATGGGTGTTAAGTTTGCACATGCGCTCGGTGCCCACGTCGTCGTCTTCACTACTTCACCCAACAAGAAGGAAGACGCGCTCCGCCTCGGCGCCGACGAAGTCGTCGTTTCCCGCAACGCCAATGAGATGCAGAAGCACGCCGGCAGTTTCGACTTCATCCTCGACGCCGTCTCCGCCGATCACGACATCAACGCCTATCTGAACCTGCTGGCGCTCGAAGGCAATCTCACCCTTGTCGGCGCTCCTGGGAAGCCACTGGGCGTTTCCGCCTTCGCGCTCATCTTCGGTAACCGCAGTCTGACCGGCTCAAATATCGGCGGCATCCCCCAGACCCAGGAGATGCTCGATTTTTGCGGCGCGCATAACATCACTGCCGATGTTGAAGTCATTCCGATCCAGAAGGTCAACGAAGCGTACGAGAGGCTGCTCAGGTCGGACGTGAAATACCGCTTCTCGATTGATCTGGCTTCTCTCAGATCTGAGTAG